From the genome of Arvicola amphibius chromosome 9, mArvAmp1.2, whole genome shotgun sequence:
ccgcctgcctctgcctcctgagtgctgggattaaaggcatgcgccaccaccgcccggcactattttcttttttttcaatgtgtatgggtgttttgcctgcatgtacgtttGTGAACGTGCTAGAAATGGAATTATAGACGGTTGAGAGCTGCTGTGTAGGTGCTAGGAGACCTGGAAGAGGAGCAAATGCTCTTCACTGTTGAGCCATCATCTGTCTAGGCCCGCTTTGTGGATCCCTGATTGGATCAACACCTTCCCCACTTCTATGAACTGGCCATAAAGGGAGTCTGGATCCACTACTTGTGACTTGAAatcttcttcatttatttaattgcttactaattttaagttttttttcttgactaCCCCTACCTCTTGGAGTATCCTTGTCTTttgaacttggggaagaaaaggctgTGGCTTTGCAGAATGTGATGCTGTCTTGGGCTTAAGCTCCCTACTCCTCTTGTACCCCAACTAGATCTGGCCTCTTCTTCAGTGACAGTGTTCCCTGAAGACTGTGGAAGTCTGGGTGCCCCTTCCTGTCTAATCTAAGGAGCTAGGGAGAAGGGGTTGCTATGTATCCAGCCTCATCCCTCATCACCCTCCCCATAGGTTCTGCATAGTCTAGCAGCTCCTGTTCTTCATGACTGGGAACGAGGAGCAGGACTGACTCCTGGCCACGtttccatcctctccttctctgcctcacACACAGCAGGATTCCTGGTCTTTAAGCCTGAACTGATCTCTCGACTGGAGCAAGGACAAGAGCCATGGGTCCTTGACCTACAGGGAGCAGAGGGGACAGAGACACCATGGATTTGCCAGACAGGTGAGGCCCAGGCCCTGTTACAGAAGGTCTGAATAAGAAGGAGCTGGGTGAGTCCTGGTGACCAGGCTGGGCTGCTAAAGAACACTGCAGAGGACCAACCCTAGAAAGAACCACACACAGGTGTGTGGCCACTTCTGGGAAGGCTATACGACAAAAAGGCAGGGGCACAAAACACTTGTCCATTTAACTACTATATGTCACGTCATTAACGGTCATAGAGAAATCTGGCCTGTGGGATCAGGACAGGAAGAGAGCCTGTGGGATTTGGAGAGCCCAGAAGGAAAGTAGAAATCACGATGGCCTCTTGGTCTAGGCGCTCAGACCCTGACACTTGCCCCAGCGGAAAAATCAGTGTGAACTACTGGGTATGGTCACTCAGCCAGTGGAAGAATCAGTGTGAACTACTGGGTATGGTCACTCAGCCAGCGGAAGAATCAGTGTGAACTACTGGGTATGGTCACGCAGCCAGTGGCTTAGTGTTCTCATCTGTTTTGTCACGCTTTGATCAAACATCCTAGCTAAAATCAGCTTAAGAAGGAAAGGGCTCATTGTGGTTGACATTTCCAGGTccgaagtcagggcagaaactgaagcacaaACAACGGAGGAACACCGCGTCCCATCTTACACTCGGTTGTGTTGAGCCCACTTTCTTCTGCAGTCTGGATAAAACTGCCTAGGTCTTTCCATAATaaatcatcaatcaagacaaaCTCACAgatggccacaggccaatctgacctGGGCAGTTTctagttgaggttccttctttccaGGTAATCCTAGATTGTACCAGTGTGACAGTAACCATCTCACCCATAGCAAGGCTTGGGTTTGCAGTTTGAGTTCTTTTCAGAGAAGTCCACCTTAGAGGCCAGTCATCGATAGGCTGAGCACCCAGTTCTGCTCTGGGATCTTCCTGCACCACCTCTTCTTCAGCCGGGGTCTCAAcattcctgtctgttttttggtCAGACACCCCCGTTGTCCTCATTTGCCAGCTAGCATGTTTGCAGGATGCTGACCTGCTCTGATGAATTCTGTCCTCAGATTGTTCTGTCCAGTCTGTTTTGCTTACTCTAAGATATTCCCTCCTCAGTGCCCTATAGGGTGAAATTCTTCTTGTAGACCCTCTTAGGACATGAAACTCTCAGCCCTCTGCCTTGTAGACATGAGCATGCCATCACTGTCCAGTGAGCTAAATTGTGagcatttccccttctctctccttgccACACTTTCCACTGGGGCGTGGTGGAGTGCTGGCACTCCCACAAGGCACTGCTCATCTTTGCCTTTTCTCTGAGCTCAGATGTCAAGAACGTTTTTATTTTGTGCTTATTTCAGATTCTACTATTAGAACCAATCACAAGCAGACCTGTGAGTACATGAACATTCCCGAAAAGCAGATTCCTGCCTTTGGAGACAATTTGGATTCCATGGTCTTGTCAGAGAATTGCTCAAATAGCCTTGGACTAAGAGTGAGTGGCTCCCTTTTCCAGAAGCAGCATCTCAATAATGAGACTATGGCTCCTCAGGACACTGTCCAGGAATGCAAGGAGCTACGGGCCACTGTTCTGGGTCCTCAGCCTAACAAACAGAGAGACAGTGTGAAAGGGACATCAGAAAACTGTGAAGAGTGTGGTAGAGTCTTTAAACCAACTCTGAACCTGGATCCATATCTGGAAGTGAGTGGACAGGGAAAACCATACAGATGTCAAGAGTGCCAAAAAAAACTGGCTGACTGCTTAGAGGAGACGCACACGAGTAACTGCCTTGGGAAGAAGCCTTATGAATGCGAGGAATGTGGGAAAGTCTTCAGGCTGTGCTCGCAACTCAACCAGCATCAAAGAATCCACACCGGAGAGAAACCATTTAAGTGTGTTGATTGTGGAAAAGCTTTCCGTTTGAGCTCAAAACTGATTCAGCATCAAAGAATCCATACAGGAGAGAAGCCCTACAGATGTGAGGAATGTGGGAAAACCTTTGGTCAGAGCTCAAGCCTTATCCATCATCAGAGAATCCATACAGGAGAGAGGCCCTATAGTTGTCaagaatgtgggaaagccttcagccAGCAATCACAGCTGGTCAGACATCAAAGGACTCACACTGGAGAGAGGCCCTACCCCTGCCAGGAGTGTGGCAAGGCCTTCAGCCAGAGCTCAACTCTAGCCCAGCATCAGAGGATGCATAGTGGGGAGAAATCTCAAATGCCAAGAACTTCAGGGAACTCAAGCCTCGTTGCCCACGAGGGAAATCACACTGTAGAGAAGCCATTCAAGTGTGAGGAGTGTGGCAAAGCTTTCAGGTGGGTCTCTCGCCTGAGCCAGCACCAGCTGATCCACAccggagagaaaccttacaagtgTAACAGGTGCAGCAAAGCCTTTGGTTGTAGCTCCCGGCTCATTCGCCACCAGAGAACTCACACAGGAGAAAAACCGTTTAAATGTGACGACTGCGGGAAGGGCTTTGTCCAGGGCTCCCATCTTATTCAGCATCAGCGAATCCACACCGGGGAGAAGCCTTACGTGTGC
Proteins encoded in this window:
- the Znf7 gene encoding zinc finger protein 7 isoform X3 gives rise to the protein MDVRSCFRRLALLAGPRRAQAGCLSQGKWTPPSKSDAGFLVFKPELISRLEQGQEPWVLDLQGAEGTETPWICQTDSTIRTNHKQTCEYMNIPEKQIPAFGDNLDSMVLSENCSNSLGLRVSGSLFQKQHLNNETMAPQDTVQECKELRATVLGPQPNKQRDSVKGTSENCEECGRVFKPTLNLDPYLEVSGQGKPYRCQECQKKLADCLEETHTSNCLGKKPYECEECGKVFRLCSQLNQHQRIHTGEKPFKCVDCGKAFRLSSKLIQHQRIHTGEKPYRCEECGKTFGQSSSLIHHQRIHTGERPYSCQECGKAFSQQSQLVRHQRTHTGERPYPCQECGKAFSQSSTLAQHQRMHSGEKSQMPRTSGNSSLVAHEGNHTVEKPFKCEECGKAFRWVSRLSQHQLIHTGEKPYKCNRCSKAFGCSSRLIRHQRTHTGEKPFKCDDCGKGFVQGSHLIQHQRIHTGEKPYVCDDCGKAFSQSSSLIYHQRIHKGEKPYECTQCGKAFSMSTQLTIHQRVHTGERPYKCNECGKAFSQNSTLFQHQIIHAGVKPYECSECGKAFSRSSYLIEHQRIHTRAQWYYEFGNTVESNTFLNSKKVNTVKKLHQCDDCDKIFRWRSHLIIHQRIHTGEKPYTCNTCGKAFNRSSRLTQHQKIHMG
- the Znf7 gene encoding zinc finger protein 7 isoform X5 — protein: MNIPEKQIPAFGDNLDSMVLSENCSNSLGLRVSGSLFQKQHLNNETMAPQDTVQECKELRATVLGPQPNKQRDSVKGTSENCEECGRVFKPTLNLDPYLEVSGQGKPYRCQECQKKLADCLEETHTSNCLGKKPYECEECGKVFRLCSQLNQHQRIHTGEKPFKCVDCGKAFRLSSKLIQHQRIHTGEKPYRCEECGKTFGQSSSLIHHQRIHTGERPYSCQECGKAFSQQSQLVRHQRTHTGERPYPCQECGKAFSQSSTLAQHQRMHSGEKSQMPRTSGNSSLVAHEGNHTVEKPFKCEECGKAFRWVSRLSQHQLIHTGEKPYKCNRCSKAFGCSSRLIRHQRTHTGEKPFKCDDCGKGFVQGSHLIQHQRIHTGEKPYVCDDCGKAFSQSSSLIYHQRIHKGEKPYECTQCGKAFSMSTQLTIHQRVHTGERPYKCNECGKAFSQNSTLFQHQIIHAGVKPYECSECGKAFSRSSYLIEHQRIHTRAQWYYEFGNTVESNTFLNSKKVNTVKKLHQCDDCDKIFRWRSHLIIHQRIHTGEKPYTCNTCGKAFNRSSRLTQHQKIHMG
- the Znf7 gene encoding zinc finger protein 7 isoform X2; protein product: MEAVTFGDVAVHFSREEWQCLDSGQRALYREVMLENHSSVAGLGFLVFKPELISRLEQGQEPWVLDLQGAEGTETPWICQTDSTIRTNHKQTCEYMNIPEKQIPAFGDNLDSMVLSENCSNSLGLRVSGSLFQKQHLNNETMAPQDTVQECKELRATVLGPQPNKQRDSVKGTSENCEECGRVFKPTLNLDPYLEVSGQGKPYRCQECQKKLADCLEETHTSNCLGKKPYECEECGKVFRLCSQLNQHQRIHTGEKPFKCVDCGKAFRLSSKLIQHQRIHTGEKPYRCEECGKTFGQSSSLIHHQRIHTGERPYSCQECGKAFSQQSQLVRHQRTHTGERPYPCQECGKAFSQSSTLAQHQRMHSGEKSQMPRTSGNSSLVAHEGNHTVEKPFKCEECGKAFRWVSRLSQHQLIHTGEKPYKCNRCSKAFGCSSRLIRHQRTHTGEKPFKCDDCGKGFVQGSHLIQHQRIHTGEKPYVCDDCGKAFSQSSSLIYHQRIHKGEKPYECTQCGKAFSMSTQLTIHQRVHTGERPYKCNECGKAFSQNSTLFQHQIIHAGVKPYECSECGKAFSRSSYLIEHQRIHTRAQWYYEFGNTVESNTFLNSKKVNTVKKLHQCDDCDKIFRWRSHLIIHQRIHTGEKPYTCNTCGKAFNRSSRLTQHQKIHMG
- the Znf7 gene encoding zinc finger protein 7 isoform X4 — protein: MCEAVSGDSLCWRVPDAPRLDSTIRTNHKQTCEYMNIPEKQIPAFGDNLDSMVLSENCSNSLGLRVSGSLFQKQHLNNETMAPQDTVQECKELRATVLGPQPNKQRDSVKGTSENCEECGRVFKPTLNLDPYLEVSGQGKPYRCQECQKKLADCLEETHTSNCLGKKPYECEECGKVFRLCSQLNQHQRIHTGEKPFKCVDCGKAFRLSSKLIQHQRIHTGEKPYRCEECGKTFGQSSSLIHHQRIHTGERPYSCQECGKAFSQQSQLVRHQRTHTGERPYPCQECGKAFSQSSTLAQHQRMHSGEKSQMPRTSGNSSLVAHEGNHTVEKPFKCEECGKAFRWVSRLSQHQLIHTGEKPYKCNRCSKAFGCSSRLIRHQRTHTGEKPFKCDDCGKGFVQGSHLIQHQRIHTGEKPYVCDDCGKAFSQSSSLIYHQRIHKGEKPYECTQCGKAFSMSTQLTIHQRVHTGERPYKCNECGKAFSQNSTLFQHQIIHAGVKPYECSECGKAFSRSSYLIEHQRIHTRAQWYYEFGNTVESNTFLNSKKVNTVKKLHQCDDCDKIFRWRSHLIIHQRIHTGEKPYTCNTCGKAFNRSSRLTQHQKIHMG
- the Znf7 gene encoding zinc finger protein 7 isoform X1, yielding MEAVTFGDVAVHFSREEWQCLDSGQRALYREVMLENHSSVAGLAGFLVFKPELISRLEQGQEPWVLDLQGAEGTETPWICQTDSTIRTNHKQTCEYMNIPEKQIPAFGDNLDSMVLSENCSNSLGLRVSGSLFQKQHLNNETMAPQDTVQECKELRATVLGPQPNKQRDSVKGTSENCEECGRVFKPTLNLDPYLEVSGQGKPYRCQECQKKLADCLEETHTSNCLGKKPYECEECGKVFRLCSQLNQHQRIHTGEKPFKCVDCGKAFRLSSKLIQHQRIHTGEKPYRCEECGKTFGQSSSLIHHQRIHTGERPYSCQECGKAFSQQSQLVRHQRTHTGERPYPCQECGKAFSQSSTLAQHQRMHSGEKSQMPRTSGNSSLVAHEGNHTVEKPFKCEECGKAFRWVSRLSQHQLIHTGEKPYKCNRCSKAFGCSSRLIRHQRTHTGEKPFKCDDCGKGFVQGSHLIQHQRIHTGEKPYVCDDCGKAFSQSSSLIYHQRIHKGEKPYECTQCGKAFSMSTQLTIHQRVHTGERPYKCNECGKAFSQNSTLFQHQIIHAGVKPYECSECGKAFSRSSYLIEHQRIHTRAQWYYEFGNTVESNTFLNSKKVNTVKKLHQCDDCDKIFRWRSHLIIHQRIHTGEKPYTCNTCGKAFNRSSRLTQHQKIHMG